Within Elizabethkingia sp. JS20170427COW, the genomic segment ACCAGAGCGGCTGTTGAAGAAGGTATTGTTGCTGGTGGTGGTGTAGCCTTAGTAAGAGCTATCGCCTCTCTAGAAGGTTTAGAAGGTGTTAACCTAGATGAAACTACAGGTATTAAAATCGTAAAAAGAGCGATTGAAGAACCATTAAGACAAATTGTTACCAACGCAGGAGAAGAAGGTTCTGTGGTAGTAGCTAAAGTAGCAGAAGGCACTGCTGACTTTGGTTACAATGCTAAAACTGGTGACTATGTAAATATGCTAGAAGCAGGTATTATCGACCCTACTAAAGTTACTAGAGTAGCTCTTGAAAATGCAGCTTCTGTATCAGGTATGTTATTAACTACCGAATGTGTTATTACTGAATTACCAAAAGCTGAACCTGCAATGCCTCCAATGGGTGGCGGTATGCCAGGAATGATGTAATATCAAGTATTTCCTAACGGCGTAAGTCGTTTAAACTATAATTCAGGCTTCGTTCTGTATTTTCAGAACGAGGCCTTTTTTATCCTTAAATTACATAGAATTTTAAAAATTATTACAATGAACATAGCTGAAAATCACGTAGTAGGAGTACAATATATCCTACATTCAATTGAAGAGAATGGTGAAAAAACTTTCATCGAACAAACTAACCTAGAGCAACCTCTAACTTTCCTATACGGAGTAGGAATGATGTTGCCTAAATTTGAAGAAGAACTTGCAGGACTTTCAGAAGGTGACAAAAAGTCATTTACTTTAGCTCCTCAAGACGCTTATGGTGAACGTTTTGAGAATGCTACTACTCAGCTTCCTGCAGAAATGTTTCAACAAATGGGAATGCCTCCAGTAGGAGCAGTTTTACCATTACAAGATCAAAACGGAAATGCAGTAAATGCTACCGTACTAGAAGTTTCTCCAGAAATGGTAACTGTAGATCTTAACCACCCTATGGCTGGAAAAACCTTAGAGTTTGAAGTAGAAGTGGTACTTAGCCGCCCTGCTACAGAAGAAGAACTTGCTCATGGTCACGCTCATGGGGCAGATGGCCATTCAGGACACTAATTCTTTTATAATTAAGATAACATGATCCGTGTAGAATTTCTACACGGATTTTTTTTATAGGTATTATATAGATAATTAATGTTTTAGTAGAATTGTAATATCTAGAAAAAAAATTATCTTTGGAAATTAAAAGTCTAAAAAAATTATACAATGAAAAAAGTAGGAATATGCTTGATGCTAGTACTAGGGAGTTTTGTTTTTGCTCAGAAATCTCAAACAAGTGATGTTATACATCATTATATCGCCCTAAAAGATGCTTTAGTAGGAGATAATGCGGTAAAGGCAACAGCTATTGCAAAAAATATGGAAAAAAACCTAGCTACTTATCAAGGAAAAGAATTGAACGCATCTCAGCTTAACTCATTGCAAAAGGCAACTGCTGCTATCGCTCAAAGTAAGGATATAGCTACTCAGAGGAAAAACTTTTATACAATTTCTGATAATGTTGCTGAGATGGCAAAAAAAACAACGACGCATAGCACCACTTATTATGTTCAATATTGCCCTATGGCAAAAGGGCAGTGGCTGAGTAAGGAGAAGGAAATTAAGAATCCTTATTATGGCAAATCTATGTTAAGCTGTGGTAGTGTAAAATCTGAAATTAAATAACTCTTTAGGAGAGTTAAGAGAGCAATCCGCTATGGGTTGCTTTTTTTATTGAAAAAATGTTTTAGACAATTTTGTCAAACAAAAAAGACTGTTTATATTTGCAGACGAAAAAGTTAGACAAAAATGTCAAAAGAACAACATAAGATAGATACAGAAGATTTAATTAAGCAAACAGCAAAACAACTTTTCTTTGGAGAAGGGAAATTTAAAGCTACTACTCAAGAGATAGCAGATGCTGCCGGAGTCAATAGGACTTCTATCAATTACTATTTTAGATCTAGAGATAATTTATTTGATATTGTATTGGAAGAAGCGATTAATAAAGTGAATGATAAACATTACACAATCTTAATATCCGATCTTCCTTTTCGTACAAAATTAGAAATGTGGTTGGATGATGAGCTAGCATCAGCAATTAAATATCCATTTTTGGAAGTGTATATCGTTACCCAAATGCAATCCAAATGTAAGCATATCAGAAGAAATAAAAATGATGTTCAATTAGCCCAACAAGCTTTGGAAAAAGAGCTAGCAGAGGAAATTAAACAAGGAAGGATGAAGCCTATCTCAACTACTCAGTTTATGATTAACATCGCCTCATTAGTATCTTTCCCTAGTTGTATGAGACCTCTTTTAATGGATTCTTTTGATCTCGATAACGAGAGATTTACGCAAATTATTAAAGAACGAAAACAAGTCATCTTAGATTTAATCTTCAAATAAAAGTAAATAAATAGACATAATTATGAACAAGAGAAAATACTTAATGTTATTCTTGATGTTGGTGGGAGGTTTATTTCAGTTAAGAGCCCAGCAGATGATAAGTCTGAAGGAAGCTTTGGAATATGCCTTGCAAAACAAAGCAGATGCTGTTAAAGCCAATTTAGCAGTTAAAAATGCAGAGTACCAAATTACAGAAGCTACTTCTGCAGCTTTGCCTAAAATTAATGCCTCAGGAGGGATTACCTATAATCCTATTTTGCAACAAAGTGCACTTCCTGGGGATATGTTAGGAAAACCAGGAGAAATCATCATGGTACCTTTTGGAAGAAAATGGGGTTCCCAAATTGGGGTACAATTACAACAGATGCTTTTTAGCCAACAAGTTTTTATAGGCTTAAAAGCAGCAAAAACCACCAAGGAATTCTATCAGATTAACAAACAGTTGACGGATGAAACTCTAATAGAAAATGTTTCAACGGCATACTACCAAGTTTTTACCCAGAAAGAAAAGCTTAAAACTATCGATAGCAGCTATGCCAGCACTCTAAAGGTAAGAAATATTATCAAAAGCCTTTATGAAAATGGCTTGGCAAAAAAAGTTGATTTAGATAGAACGAATGTAAACCTTACCAATCTAGAAACTTCAAGATCTCAGATGAGAAATGCCGTTATCCAATCTGAAAACGCATTGAAGTTTTATATAGGAATGCCTATTGAAAATCCTATCCAATTAGTAGAAGCAGATGTAGATGTTGAAGTTCCTCTTCTTGAAGAAACTATGGATACCGAGAAAAGAACAGAAGTACAAGCTCTCGAGAAAAAAAGAACTTTGTTAGATTATAACTTAAAGGCTACCCAATCTAGCTTGTATCCAACTTTATCTCTTGTAGGTAATTATGCTTGGCAAGGGATAGGAGATAAGTTTCCTATAGGACCTGGTAAAAGCCAAGGAGTATATTGGACAGATTATGCAAGCATAGGACTTCAATTGAATATCCCAATTTTTAATGGCTTGCAGATTAAATCTAAAGTAGATCAAGCGAAAATAGAGCTGGAAACTTTAGAACAAGATCTTAAAGATACCAAATTAGGAATGGATCTTCAGTATCAGAATGCAAAAGCTCAGATTGAGAATAGTCTAGAGGCCATCAGAAATCAAAAAGCTAATGTTGAGCTTGCTGAAACTGTACTAGGAAATACAAAAAGCAACTATCAATATGGTTTAGCTCCACTTACAGATTTATTGGATGCTGAAAGCTCTTTGGTACAAGCTAAAAATAATTACACCAATGCTCTTTTAGATTTTAAAGTTGCTGAAATACAATTGTACAAAGCAAAAGGAGAGCTTACAAAATTGATGAAATAGAATAATAAACCTGAAACTTTATTAGCATTCTTTTATAAAGTTTCTTACCATATTTAAACTAGAAAATTTAAAAATAATACAATGAAAGTAGGTAAAACATTGCTTTATGTCCTGATAGCTGCCGGGTTAATCGGTGGTGGTGCTTACATTATCAATAAAAACCAGAAGGAAACCCAAAGACAAACGGCTATTATCTCTGCGGATAATGCTATAGTTCCTGTAAATATTATCACTACAAGTTTCGAAACTGTAAATTCAGATTATGCCTCTAACGGTACTTTTGCTCCTTTACAACAAATGCAACTGTCTTCTGAAATAGCAGGTAAAGTAACCCGCGTTTTGGTAAAAGAAGGAGACTATGTTCGTGCAGGACAAACTTTAGCAACAGTAAAAAAAGACGCCTTGGAGGTGGATCGTTCTACAGCTTTGGCTTCTTATCAAAATGCAGTAGCGGACAACCAAAGATTCGAAAATGCTTACAAAACTGGAGGGGTAACCAAACAACAATTGGATCAATCCAGACTACAGCTTAAAAATGCGAAAAACACTTTAGAACAAAGTAATATCCGAGTAGGAGACTCTAATATTAAAACTTTAGTTTCAGGATATATCAATAAAAAAACAGTAGAACCGGGTGCGGTAGTAGCCCCTGGAACTCCTTTGTTTGAAATTGTAAATACAGCAAAATTAAAATTACAAGTTACCGTAAACGAGTCTGAAGTAGCCAATCTTAGAATTGGAGACAAAATTAAAATTAAAGTGAGCGTATATCCAGATAAGGAATTTGAAGGTAGAATTTCATTTATCGCTCCTTTAGCAGATACTTCACTTAATTTCCCTATCGAAATTATGGTGGACAACAACCCTAATAATGAGCTAAGAGCAGGGATGTATGGTACAGCAGTATTCTCAGCAAAAGAGTCTGGAACAGGACATGCTTTGATGACTATTCCAAAAGACGCTTTCATAGATGGGGTTAGCAACAATAATATTTTTGTAGTTCAGCCAGACAATACTGTGAAGTTAGTAAAAATCGTAAGCGGAAAAATTTATGGTGATAAAGTAGAGGTAATTAGTGGTCTAAAAGCAGGTGAAAAAGTAGTAACCAGCGGACAAATCAACCTTTCTAACGGAACCAAAATAACAGTGATTAAATAAGAAGATGTATTGCAACAGTAGGAGTGCAGATCCATCTTCTTGCTG encodes:
- a CDS encoding TetR/AcrR family transcriptional regulator, producing the protein MSKEQHKIDTEDLIKQTAKQLFFGEGKFKATTQEIADAAGVNRTSINYYFRSRDNLFDIVLEEAINKVNDKHYTILISDLPFRTKLEMWLDDELASAIKYPFLEVYIVTQMQSKCKHIRRNKNDVQLAQQALEKELAEEIKQGRMKPISTTQFMINIASLVSFPSCMRPLLMDSFDLDNERFTQIIKERKQVILDLIFK
- a CDS encoding peptidylprolyl isomerase is translated as MNIAENHVVGVQYILHSIEENGEKTFIEQTNLEQPLTFLYGVGMMLPKFEEELAGLSEGDKKSFTLAPQDAYGERFENATTQLPAEMFQQMGMPPVGAVLPLQDQNGNAVNATVLEVSPEMVTVDLNHPMAGKTLEFEVEVVLSRPATEEELAHGHAHGADGHSGH
- a CDS encoding DUF3347 domain-containing protein, with amino-acid sequence MKKVGICLMLVLGSFVFAQKSQTSDVIHHYIALKDALVGDNAVKATAIAKNMEKNLATYQGKELNASQLNSLQKATAAIAQSKDIATQRKNFYTISDNVAEMAKKTTTHSTTYYVQYCPMAKGQWLSKEKEIKNPYYGKSMLSCGSVKSEIK
- a CDS encoding TolC family protein, whose amino-acid sequence is MNKRKYLMLFLMLVGGLFQLRAQQMISLKEALEYALQNKADAVKANLAVKNAEYQITEATSAALPKINASGGITYNPILQQSALPGDMLGKPGEIIMVPFGRKWGSQIGVQLQQMLFSQQVFIGLKAAKTTKEFYQINKQLTDETLIENVSTAYYQVFTQKEKLKTIDSSYASTLKVRNIIKSLYENGLAKKVDLDRTNVNLTNLETSRSQMRNAVIQSENALKFYIGMPIENPIQLVEADVDVEVPLLEETMDTEKRTEVQALEKKRTLLDYNLKATQSSLYPTLSLVGNYAWQGIGDKFPIGPGKSQGVYWTDYASIGLQLNIPIFNGLQIKSKVDQAKIELETLEQDLKDTKLGMDLQYQNAKAQIENSLEAIRNQKANVELAETVLGNTKSNYQYGLAPLTDLLDAESSLVQAKNNYTNALLDFKVAEIQLYKAKGELTKLMK
- a CDS encoding efflux RND transporter periplasmic adaptor subunit, coding for MKVGKTLLYVLIAAGLIGGGAYIINKNQKETQRQTAIISADNAIVPVNIITTSFETVNSDYASNGTFAPLQQMQLSSEIAGKVTRVLVKEGDYVRAGQTLATVKKDALEVDRSTALASYQNAVADNQRFENAYKTGGVTKQQLDQSRLQLKNAKNTLEQSNIRVGDSNIKTLVSGYINKKTVEPGAVVAPGTPLFEIVNTAKLKLQVTVNESEVANLRIGDKIKIKVSVYPDKEFEGRISFIAPLADTSLNFPIEIMVDNNPNNELRAGMYGTAVFSAKESGTGHALMTIPKDAFIDGVSNNNIFVVQPDNTVKLVKIVSGKIYGDKVEVISGLKAGEKVVTSGQINLSNGTKITVIK